A genomic stretch from Heliangelus exortis chromosome 23, bHelExo1.hap1, whole genome shotgun sequence includes:
- the TAS1R1 gene encoding taste receptor type 1 member 1, giving the protein MLLPALLCLCAAAAAASTARGDYRLAGLFPMHSPQPRAATHPLVDSCDDPTTFKYHGYTLSQAMRFAVEEINNSSTLLPNVTLGYDIYDTCSEPANLHATLRALVQREGREVEVLSTFRNYEPQAVAVIGPDCSDVALTTAAVLSVFLVPVISYEASSEVLSQKRLYPSFLRTIPSDGQQVKAIFQLMKDFGWNWVALLGSNNAYGRDGLDALQKLLTENDMCVAYRGTLSLNTDASSQELHNLVTILRDIKVNVTVIFANRQSVHPFFEVMVQRNVTGMVWVGSEDWSLDQTIRQMPGIQNTGTVIGISVEMTDPAIVERFVSWKAEKSPVAEQDDSVEGGGENGGSAQLDCTQRCTACHLSASALDTYDTQAFFNVYSAVYTVAHGLHDLLGCASGACSKGTVYPWQLLEKIKQVNFTLYKNPISFDAGGDIHKGYDIIMWNWSSKSYAFDVIGTFSVNPDRLSIDHDKILWHTEDNQAPTSLCSKGCQPGEKQVQQSHHRCCFSCVACPSGTFLNRSDLYSCQFCGVDQWAPVSSEVCFNRTIEFLSWFDPISWALLIPTVLLMLVMAGLAVLFALNFSTPVVRSAGGKMCFFMLGSLACSCSSIFCYFGEPTWYTCLLRHPLYAISFSIFLSCMTTRSFQIICIFKLNARWPALYEAWLRRGGPVLFIAASTAAQTGLCLAVEAASPSVPRRNYDSWPDRVALECGGAGWVSATAYTVLLSACCFALSYAGKDLPASYNEAKCLTCSLLLHLACSAAVLCTQGAFRGRAQATVQVLSSLCTLGALMAGYFFPKAFVILLRPHLNTPEHFQMAIQSYTRRLADS; this is encoded by the exons atgctgctgccagccctgctctgcctctgcgcggccgccgccgccgcctccacCGCCCGCGGTGACTACCGCCTGGCCGGCCTCTTCCCGATGCACAGCCCGCAGCCCCGAGCTGCTACCCACCCGCTGGTGGACAGCTGCGACGA CCCCACCACCTTCAAGTACCATGGCTACACTCTGTCCCAGGCCATGAGGTTTGCCGTGGAGGAGATAAACAACTCCAGCACTCTCCTCCCCAACGTCACCTTGGGCTACGACATCTACGATACCTGTTCGGAGCCCGCCAACCTCCACGCCACGCTGCGGGCGCTGGTtcagagggaggggagggaggtggaggTGCTCTCCACCTTCCGCAATTACGAGCCCCAGGCGGTGGCTGTCATCGGGCCCGACTGCAGTGATGTGGCCCTGACCACCGCAGCTGTCCTCAGCGTCTTCCTTGTACCAGTA ATTAGCTATGAAGCCTCCTCAGAGGTGCTGAGCCAGAAACGGTTATACCCCTCGTTCCTGCGCACCATTCCCAGTGACGGGCAGCAAGTGAAGGCCATTTTCCAGTTGATGAAGGACTTTGGGTGGAACTGGGTCGCGCTGCTGGGCAGCAACAACGCCTACGGCAGGGACGGCTTAGACGCCCTCCAAAAGCTGCTGACTGAAAACGACATGTGCGTTGCCTACCGGGGCACCCTCTCCCTTAACACGGAcgccagcagccaggagctccaCAACCTGGTCACAATCCTCAGGGATATCAAGGTCAACGTCACCGTCATCTTCGCCAACAGACAAAGCGTCCATCCCTTCTTTGAGGTGATGGTCCAGAGGAACGTCACGGGCATGGTGTGGGTGGGCTCTGAAGATTGGTCGTTGGACCAAACGATCCGGCAGATGCCTGGCATCCAGAACACTGGCACGGTGATCGGGATCTCGGTCGAGATGACGGACCCCGCCATAGTGGAACGCTTCGTGTCttggaaggcagaaaaaagtcCTGTGGCTGAACAAGATGACAGCgtggagggaggtggggaaaaCGGAGGGAGTGCCCAGCTGGACTGCACCCAGCGCTGCACTGCCTGCCACTTGTCTGCTTCTGCCCTTGATACATATGACACTCAGGCCTTCTTCAACGTGTACTCAGCTGTGTACACAGTGGCCCACGGCCTCCACGACCTGCTGGGCTGTGCTTCAGGGGCCTGCAGCAAAGGCACAGTCTATCCCTGGCAG CTTCTAGAAAAAATCAAGCAAGTAAACTTCACCCTGTACAAGAACCCCATCTCTTTTGATGCTGGTGGGGATATTCATAAAGGCTATGACATTATCATGTGGAACTGGAGCAGCAAGAGCTACGCTTTTGATGTGATTGGAACTTTCAGTGTGAACCCCGACAGGCTGAGCATTGACCATGACAAAATTCTGTGGCACACAGAAGATAACCAG GCTCCCACCTCACTGTGCTCCAAGGGCTGTCAGCCAGGGGAGAAGCAGGTGCAGCAGAGCCACCACCGATGCTGCTTCAGCTGCGTGGCCTGTCCATCAGGAACCTTCCTGAACAGATCAG ATCTCTACAGCTGCCAGTTCTGTGGGGTAGATCAATGGGCACCAGTGAGCAGTGAAGTTTGCTTCAATCGGACCATCGAGTTCCTATCGTGGTTCGACCCCATCTCCTGGGCACTGCTGATCCCCACTGTCCTCCTCATGCTGGTCATGGCAGGGCTAGCTGTCCTCTTTGCCCTGAACTTCTCCACACCCGTGGTCAGATCAGCAGGTGGGAAGATGTGCTTCTTCATGCTGGGCTCTCTggcctgctcctgcagcagcatcttctgctaCTTCGGGGAGCCCACCTGGTACACGTGCCTGCTGCGGCACCCCCTCTACGCCATCAGCTTCAGCATCTTCCTCTCGTGCATGACAACACGCTCCTTCCAGATCATCTGCATCTTCAAGCTGAACGCACGCTGGCCGGCACTCTACGAGGCCTGGCTGCGGCGGGGGGGCCCGGTGCTCTTCATTGCCGCCAGCACGGCGGCCCAGACAGGGCTCTGCCTGGCGGTGGAGGCCGCCAGCCCCTCGGTTCCGCGCAGGAACTACGACTCCTGGCCCGACCGGGTGGCTCTGGAGTGCGGCGGGGCGGGCTGGGTCTCCGCCACTGCCTACACCGTGCTGCTCAGCGCCTGCTGCTTCGCCCTCAGCTACGCGGGCAAGGACCTGCCCGCCAGCTACAACGAGGCCAAGTGCCTCACCTGCAGCCTGCTCCTGCACCTCGCCTGCTCCGCCGCCGTCCTCTGCACGCAGGGTGCCTTCCGGGGCCGGGCGCAGGCGACGGTCCAGGTGCTGAGCAGCCTCTGCACGCTCGGCGCCCTGATGGCCGGTTACTTCTTCCCGAAGGCCTTCGTCATCCTCCTGCGGCCGCACCTCAACACGCCCGAGCACTTCCAGATGGCGATCCAGAGCTACACGCGGCGCTTGGCCGATTCCTGA
- the NOL9 gene encoding polynucleotide 5'-hydroxyl-kinase NOL9, producing MPARRGPPARRPRPRRGSSRGGRAEAAWRDFAASFVRAGMVPPAEAGLVAVETAEGAAVLILAPRQTLTFTGKCRLRCLYGSVRLLGFAVASHQPGLAVYSPSTHCALTLEALPAARPTAVDLRQLRAAARAALRAHSVRRQARVKAMAQFSPECAVVLLEHLDTPVTRFLLSYPLLSRVFEPQKKEESNFTPEDAVLASVGIVKCSPDHGLLMSESMALALEELIQACCAEDEGVPVVLVCGPKSTGKSTFNRYLINLLLNRLPSVDYMECDIGQTEFTPPGCVSLSNITEPILGPPFTHQQTPCKMVYYGQTSCEQDTERYLDVVKYVFSSYKKEVPLVINTMGWVKGEGLLLLIDIIRLLSPSHIVQMDVYDWKAMAPLTPEHVHLTPGLYTKGEQQAKRKRMGLSGAENWKSSEGDGDASAPEYKLLYVYPEFPRAGAAGEARVHSSILRDMAILGYLGQLQSPDIGTVLPLHSLVPYQVPFNAVALRVIHTDVAPTNIMYAVNASWVGLCRIPDEIRCQTDGPVLLTQTPVCDCLGFGIVRGVDMEKKLYHILTPVPPENLRQVNCLLLGNIAIPNCVLVGQQGTEGEIPYVTSYYNYGILGSGKLRKKKHFKKREYAFECDYD from the exons ATGCCCGCACGGCGCGGCCCGCCGGcccgccgcccccgcccccgccgggGCTCGTCCCGGGGGGGCCGGGCCGAAGCGGCCTGGAGGGATTTCGCCGCCTCCTTCGTCCGCGCCGGCATGGTGCCACCGGCCGAGGCGGGTCTGGTGGCCGTGGAGACGGCGGAAGGCGCCGCTGTCCTCATTCTGGCGCCGCGGCAG ACGCTGACATTCACCGGGAAATGCCGCCTGCGCTGCCTCTACGGTTCCGTCCGCCTGCTGGGCTTCGCCGTCGCCTCGCACCAGCCGGGGCTGGCGGTGTACTCCCCGTCCACCCACTGCGCGCTCACCCTGGAAGCGCTGCCCGCCGCCCGCCCGACCGCCGTCGACCTCCGGCAGCTCCGCGCCGCCGCCCGCGCCGCCCTGAGGGCCCACAGCGTCCGTCGCC AGGCGCGGGTGAAGGCGATGGCACAGTTCTCCCCGGAGTGCgctgtggtgctgctggagcatcTGGACACGCCGGTGACACGGTTCCTGCTGAGCTACCCCCTGCTGTCACGGGTCTTTGAGCCCCAG AAAAAGGAAGAATCCAATTTCACGCCAGAAGATGCTGTTCTGGCCTCTGTTGGCATTGTGAAGTGTAGCCCTGACCATGGGCTGCTGATGTCAGAGAGCATGGCCCTGGCCTTGGAAGAGTTGATCCAGGCGTGCTGTG cGGAAGATGAAGGTGTCCCAGTGGTTCTGGTGTGTGGTCCAAAAAGCACAGGGAAGTCAACATTTAATAGATACCTAATTAATCTGCTACTGAATCG CCTTCCCTCAGTTGACTATATGGAATGTGACATAGGTCAAACTGAATTTACACCGCCTGGATGTGTGTCTTTAAGTAACATTACAGAGCCAATTCTTG GTCCCCCCTTCACTCATCAACAAACACCATGCAAGATGGTGTATTATGGACAGACCAGTTGTGAGCAGGACACAGAAAGATACCTTGATGTTGTGAAGTATGTGTTCAGCTCCTACAAGAAGGAAGTGCCTTTAGTCATCAACACCATGGGCTGGGTGAAAG GTGAGGGGTTGCTGCTTCTGATTGACATCATTCGGCTGTTGTCACCCAGTCACATTGTTCAGATGGATGTGTATGACTGGAAGGCCATGGCTCCCCTCACCCCCGAGCACGTCCATCTGACTCCTGGGCTCTACACCAAGGGCGAGCAGCAAGCCAAGCGCAAGCGGATGGGCCTGAGTGGAGCAGAGAACTGGAAGTCCTCTGAAGGAGATGGAGATGCATCAGCTCCTGAGTATAAACTGCTTTATGTCTATCCAGAATTCCCCCgagcaggggctgcaggtgaAGC GCGAGTACACAGCAGCATCCTGCGTGACATGGCCATACTGGGCTACCTGGGCCAGCTGCAGTCCCCAGACATTGGGACAGTGCTTCCACTGCACAGTCTTGTGCCATATCAG GTACCTTTCAATGCTGTTGCACTCAGGGTTATTCACACTGATGTTGCTCCTACCAACATCATGTATGCAGTGAATGCCAGCTGGGTTGGGCTCTGCAGGATACCAGATGAAATCAGATGCCAAACGGATGGGCCAGTCCTGCTGACACAGACACCAGTCTGTGATTGCCTTGGCTTTG gaaTTGTCCGAGGGGTTGACATGGAGAAGAAACTTTACCACATTCTGACGCCGGTGCCTCCAGAGAACCTGAGACAAGTGAATTGTCTGCTCCTTGGGAATATTGCTATCCCAAACTGTGTTCTTGTGGGCCAG cAAGGAACTGAGGGAGAGATCCCCTATGTCACATCTTATTATAACTACGGCATCTTGGGGTCTGGGAAgcttagaaagaaaaagcatttcaagaaGCGGGAGTATGCGTTTGAGTGTGATTATGACTGA